In Dermacentor silvarum isolate Dsil-2018 unplaced genomic scaffold, BIME_Dsil_1.4 Seq191, whole genome shotgun sequence, the genomic stretch CCTGACGGATTACATCCATGAGTGCTGGAGAACTGGAAAACTGCCCCTGACGTGGAAATCGGCTGACGTCCGCTTTATTCCTAAACCGGGCTAAGAGGTACTGTCACATGTAATAGGCcgcctgtggcgagaaaagaagacgaagaagttcGCAGagggttccgaacggcgcgagcgctcgaggcacgtgaaccgaggtgtggtcgaggcagaagcgaggcgaagcagcattatcgacgtggctcttgggctggaaggttgcttcgtcagctatgctctgacgacgggagagcggagagcccggccacgaagctcgtgacgctggcaaggcccaggcgtagctgtagacctcggagacgtccgggcgaagctcctgggaccatCTGCAGAtgttcacggtggttccggtcctcttcaccagaatccctcttcctcggccgagccgatcaaccgataatcaccggggaCACCGGGACGCCACGCAGCtcgtcggagggcgaagaacgcttcattaggcctaaccaggcaagtgacacgtcagcggcggctaccggggcaccagccacgtactcggtcaggtcaacggaaccgcgggTCGTTGGaacttacggcatcagcgacacccTGAATTAATACCacttggacccgacgagaggaacttcaagtcgacggtccgtaagagcccacgtttctgctttgcgacgcagttaggccgggccagggtggccagactttgatgagtcagggctaggactgatTTACAGACATTAAGACggagtaatacccctgtcacacgggacaacttaagtgcactttgagcgagtgcacttcgccccGAGTGTCATTCGCaagctgtcacacgggcacgcgtAGTGACACTTGCTGCAAAGCGCACTCTCTGGCGAGTGCGTTCGCCAAACACACTTCGCTCCGCCGAAGTGCGTAGTCTCGGCAACGAGGGGCTCATAAACAAATAAACTAATATCAAAATCCTAGTCAGTACTCTTTTTTAAACGATGTTTTCATTATTAGAAATACTAATACGTATGAAAAAGTACTTTACAAAAACAATTACTAGTTTACTATGCTCGCTCTCACGCTGTTGACAGTCACGGCCGCTGGGGGCGTGCTGGGAGCATGCCAGAGCACATGGCCGCGCACGCCGCGATGTTTACTTCGTTGCAAATGTGTAGGCAGTGTAGGCTAGTCTGTCATCCCGCCACGTGCAATGGACTCAAGCAGTGCCTCGAAGACAACGTGGTCCGACGCAGAAACGAGGGCAATCGTACACCTCTGGGAGGAACACTTGCCAGACCTACGCCGTGCGAAGCGCAATTTGAAGGTGTATGCTGCGATCGCGGAGAACCTACAAGCGTTAGGTTTTGACAAGAGTACGAAGGAGGTGAAGAAAAAGATAGAAAATCTAGGAAACAAATACAGGTAAGCCTTCAAACATTTCTCAAACACATCATCTTGCCTGATTCGTGTGCTGTCATGTGTTTATTGTGGGATGCTCTTTCGCGGGGACTACAGCCGTCGATGACAGTCTTTGTTTTGCTTGCCACTGTTTTTTTGGGAGCGCTTTCAGGGACCGCTGCATCCACataatcagtttttttttaactttgagGAACCTCTGGATAGATGCCCCTTTAAGCGAAGCGTCGCCTAAGGTAATATTTATGGGTGTTTCGCAGTTATCTTGCCTAGAAACGGCCGACGCCATAGGGGACTCCGCTCCGCATTGACCTCACTCTGTCTGCACGGTGTTGGATTAAACTGCGCTTGACTGCAGTGTGCATGaggacgcgggatcaaatcccggccgcggcagccgcattttgatggaggcaaaatgcaaaaacgcccgtgtgcataCGTTATAGcacacgttaaaaaaccccaggtggtcaaaattcatccggagccctccactacggcgtgcctcataatcagaactggttttggcacggaaaaccccagaaaaaaagaaagaacaccgGTGTGCATGTTGCTATCGCTTTTAGAGCATTTAGAGTACCGGCATTGAGGGACGCGATGACTTGGGCAGTATTTTCTCTCACTACTTTGTTTACTACATTCAGAACAGGCTCCGGGTTCTCTCTGTCCTGCTACTTGTGCTCCATTTGCACAAAGCGGCTATTTACGCTCTCCTGTGCATTTGTCTGCTCTTTTTGCATGAGCTTTTTGTCCTTAATCCGGCAACACATTTGAGATCTCGCGCGGGAAACATTTGCGAAACAGGTATTGCTGTTAACGGTCCAGAGCGACTACTATTATCAGCAAGGACAACGGTACCGTGACAGAGAaggagataatttatttgaaggaaggcagagaggtcggcctgagctagcatgctctagcctgctactctgcacagggggaggggggaacggggacataaaggctggatgaggggtgatgatgacatagaagaaggatgtacaacggtaaaggcaagttcagcatcctcatggctatcaacaaagtccaaaaaggtccttcaaacgtgtcatctaccttccagagcatgggcggagtcacgaatacaattgaaagttcacaaaaactcgccgcgaagaagcctgtgtatgggcttctcctgcgtgagcaccacaggtgccaagcaaggtaattaaattatgtaaagagcagcgatcagctgctccagtacggcgaggacatgcacggcgcttttagcggccggagtctggagaccacagagaatcacgcgcattgattctagcaggcatttcagcattttttcaacgctttcttggtcattattttcagctccttgcttgctATAGGGTtatcggctttactagccctataatccacttcttgacgtagaggaacactacggcatggtatcgtgggcgtggatctactgggtagcgaaggccactccgtgtctgtgccacccaggggcgacgaatgtgcgccctgtgctctcggagatcctgaatttgttgtaggcgcggttaccgtcctcgatgccggcaaaggcagaggttgtcgaggcccctgcggcccacaatccagttctcctgaagtcattggatggcacttcttatgcgagcgttgtctgtctcggcgaacagattgagcagcctgtctatgggaagacttgttttttgccattttccggagaatacGAATACAACTGTATTCCCTGCTTACTTTTGCTTGCAGGCTCATCAAGCGAAAAGACACCGGAACTGGCTCAGGGGCCATAAGTTGGCCCTATTATTGGGAAATACATCGTTTTTTGGGCACACTGCCACTTCACGACCAAACACTGGCCCAAGAAAGCAGTTGCTGCCAAACATCCCCAGCAGAAGTGGTGAGTGTGCTAGTAGTACCTTTCGTGATTTATTCCCTTCAGCGGGTAGTTATGTCAATCAATTCAAGATGTAATTTGTTCATATTGATTTTTCGTTGCCTTTAAAGTAAACTGCACAAGAAAGAAACGTGTATATGCAACTTTTACTGTCAGTGGGACTGTAATTTCATCGTCTGAACTTGAGCTAGTTGCTACATTTTCATAATTACAAACAGCGTAAAATAAAGCGGGACAAGAAAGATCAGACCGGATCAACGCTGAATACAagaaagtgcatttttttttaaattttaggtGTACTGCAGTCGGAGAATCAAGCAGGTGGGCATGTGCTCCAAAAAAACCTAAATGGGGTTCAAATTCTTCCGAaccatgtgtgtatgtgtgtgttttgcCTCTTATCCTGAGCTTATATACCACATGTCGAAGCTAATGGTGTTTGGTCATCTGTCCCTTTCCGGCATAACACAACTTTTGGCCGAATTACTCAGATAATTGGGCACAAAACAAAACTTACTTCATTTGATGTCAGTTTATATAGGCAATACTGTGCCACTTCAGCTTAATGTAAATAGTTACTTTAAGAGCAATAAAGTCGTGCTATATGTGAGCACATACACTGGTGCAGTTAACCGAATGGAAAACAATGCGCATTTCTTGTGTTTTGCAGATCCTTGAAGGAATAGCAAGGGGGGACCCCTTGCAAGACAGCCAGTCGAGTGACGGGTGCCCGTCACCTCTCCCTGGGATGGCATGCTGCCCCCCACCATGTGCATCGCCACCTGAGGCAGGGAACTCTTGTCTACAATCCCCCCCTGACACAGGAACAGCTGGCCCCAGCTGCGAAGCTGGATTGGATGTCAGCTGTACAAATCCAGCAACCAAAAAACGGAAGCGGCAACCAGCTCCGTCCACCCTCGTGATGCAGCTGCTGGACGAGCAGCGCCAGCTTGGTATTTCCTCGGAGCCGAGGAAAGATAGGGAGCTGCAGCTCAGAGAAGAACAGCTCAAGGTGTTCAAGCAGATAGCCAGCATTGATGAAAGATTGCTGTCTGTGCTGGAGAAGCTGGCAAATAAATGAACTGTGAATACATCAAGAAAAATTTCATGCATGTTTTATTGTGCACAACAACACTAGCTATGGCAAACATCTAAATGCATGTTTACATTTCAAACATCTGAACTAGCTCCCAAGGAATGAGGAGCTCGCTTTGAAAAGTATTTTGCGAATGCAGTCCTTGTTTCTTCACCCACTTCTGTGTGAGCTTGTGTGTTGTGAAAAGGCTGTACATAGAGAGCGGCCAGTTGTTGTGCTTCCTGCTCCCATGGCTGCTCGACATTGTCCCGAAACTCCTCGCAGATATTGTGCAAAATGCAACAAGCCCTGATTGCTTTTCTTGAGTTAGGCAGGCGGCATTCTGTTCTTTTTGCAACAAACCGGAAACGAGCTTTCATTCTTCCAAACGCATTCTCTACTATTCTTCTTGTTCTTGAGAGATTGTAGTTAAATACTTGTTGTGGTGTTCCATCTTGAGGATTTGCATAAGGCTTCATCAGGTTCTGCGTCAAAGGAAATGCCTGATCGCACAATATGACGGGTGCAACACTAGTGCCCTCAATGATTGCGTGAGGAGTCTTGAAGTGAGCACTCTCAACAAGGTTTTTGAGTTCCGAGTCTGCATACACACTTGCGTCATGGCACCTCCCCGGGCTTCCAACCCGGATATACCTGAACCGATACCTGTGGTCCACTAACGCCAGCAGTATAATGCTGTACCTGCGTAAAACAAAGTAAGTTTCCAAGTAAATTTTCAGCAATTCTGAACAATAAGGGAACCTTATTAAAAAACAAAGCTGGCTTAAAAACACACAGCATATATAAACAGTGACACAGTAGTGTTTGCCTGATTCAACAATGATAAAATGGGTGTCGACGCAGGAAAACAATTATCTACTAGACACTAAATTAACGTTCTATAACTTCGTGGCAACGCGCAAACAAGAATATTACCCGTTCACTTCAATACACTCTAAAGTTGTACTTCTCAGGTTGACCACTGCGTTATATCTTTTTCTCGCGAGCAACAAATTGCTATGACAAAATATTTAGAACAACCTACCACCCTTTGTAGTTGTAGTAGTCGGTTGCGTGCTCCTTCGGTGGCGACACAGGGAAATGGCATCCATTGAGGGCTCCTACAGCTTGGGGGAAGCCCGTCACGGCAAAAAATTCTCTGACGTGGTCGGGCATGTCGTTGCGGCGCACCATGCAGAGCCACTGGCCTTCCAACTGATCAATAACAGCTGTGCAGAACTGTCTCCACAGCACATTCACAGTAGAACGACCGACAGCAAATAAATGGGCTATCGTTCTGTCTTCAGCGGACGAACACAATCGATAAAGTCCAATAGCGACTCTTTTCTCCACAGAGATGGCCGTGCGCATTTGTGTGCTCAGGCGGTTCAAAACACCAGCCAGTGACTCAACAAGGTACCTGAATGTACTCGGAGTCACGCGAAATGCCTGCTTGAAGTGAAAATCCGTCAGGTTAGGCAGCGTGTCCTCGAACCAGCGTTCATTTCTTTGGAATGTCCACACCAAGCGGCGCACAGAGGGTACACTTTGAGCTACAATGGCAGCTAGGGTAAAGGAGTTTCCTAGTAGCTGTTCCTCGATGTCCCTTGAAATATCCGCTTCTCTGTCAATTTCACTTTGCAGCATGACACACGCATGAAAGCGCCTCATTCGGGAGCAAATAAGTGCTGCCAAAAGACGGTCCAGATGCCCATCACTATTTTCAGTACCATCTGCAACGAAATCCGCCATTTTGAATGCGCTCGCCTTGGATACGACGCCGTCTTGTCTTGGCTCGTGATGATCGATAGCGCTAACCGATTGCAATGATTCACTTCATTTGCGCCTACATTTCATTCTAAATGCTGTTCATATATATAATACGTTATTACTCAGCAAGTATTGCCTAAAATAACAAATATGTATTGTGCTACTGACTCACCTATCGCCATCACCATCACGTTCGAAGTGCACttctctttctcgtgtagcagcgcgcaGCCAAAGTGACACTCTGTGCGCCAaagtgcacttgctcaaagtgcactttactttgccagtgtgacaggggtattatacagtgctgactaacggccacgtcctctgctacagaggtctttcagataaAAGAGAATTCGGAGTATATAGGACTTCTAGTcgataaggacatagcgggcaacattgatgaattctacagcattaatgagagggtagcagtcgtcgtaataaagctgaataggaggtatagaatgaaggtagtacgagcctacgccccaacctccagtcacgatgatgttgttgttctttctgggattttgcgtgccaaaaccagtactgattacggggcacgccgtagtggagggctccgcattaattttaaccacctgtgtttctttaacgtgcactacaacgcaagcacaggggcgttttgcatttcgcctccatcgaaatgtggccgccgcggccaggatttgatcccgcgatctcgtgctcaacaacgcaacgccttagctgactgagccaccgcggcgggtccagtcacaatgatgaataaatagaacagttttatgaagatgttagATTAGTAACatgaaaggtgcaaactcagtatactgtagtcatgggagacttcaatgcaaaagtggggaaaaagcaagctggtgagcaagcaattgactACTACGGCATtggttctaggaacactagaggagagatgttggtagaattcgcggaaaggaataggctccgaataatgaataccttcttcaggaagcgcagaaacaggaagtggacctggaaaagccctaatgaagaaacaaggaatgaaatagatttcatactctctgccgatcccagtatggtgcaggatgtagaagtgttaggtagagtaaagtgcagtcaccataggttagtgaggttttggatttctctcaatttgaagaaagaaagaataaaattagtcaagaagaaacaggccaacctagacgcagtaaaggtaaaagtgaaccaattcaggttggtgctcgcaaacaaatatgcagctttagaacaggaacatggagacaacatagaggtaatgaatgaaaccgtaactaggctgatctcagaagcagcaattgaagtgggaggtaaggcaccaaggtaaccagtaggtaagctctcccaaggaacaaaagacctaataaagaaacggcaaaacatgaaagtgtcaaactcgacaGGTCAGATGGAATtggctgaactgtcgaaactgatcaacaagaagaaagtaagggatatcggAAATTATAACGTGTAAAAGATTGAGGAGgcaataaaatatggacgcagcatgaaatcagtgggaagaaaacttggcatagggcaaggcaaaTTGTcctatgcactgaaatataagctgggtaatattatcagcaatttccatgacatagtaaaagcagcgcaataattctatactgacctgtactctacaataattctatactgacctgtaatCAAGAGCAgccgagctactttcattcgaagtagtgatgaacaggatacagaggctccttctatagctagcgatgaagttagaagggccttgaaagacatgaccagaggaaaagctgctggagatgatggaataacagtcaatttaatcaaagatggagaagatatcatgcttgaaaagctagcggccctttatacgcaatgcctcacggcttcaagtgtaccagaaagctggaagaacgccaacattatactcatgcataagaagggagacgttaaagaattgaagaattatagacccacacccattagcttgctttcagtattgtataaaatattcaccaagataatttccattaTAATAagcgcaacacttgactttagccaacaaagagaaaaggctggcttaaggaagggatattctacgatgaatcatatccatgtcataaatcaggtaatagagaaatctgcggagtacaatcaacctctctatatggctttcatagattagtaaaaagcatttgattcagtagagataccaggagtcatagaggcattgcgtaatcaaggagtatatgggaggcatacgtgaatatctcggcaaatatctacaagcattgcacagcaaccttttttttttttcacaagaaaagtagaaagatacctatcaagaaaggggtcaggcaaggagacacaatctctccaatgctattcactgcatgcttagaagtattcaagctcttagactgagaaggcttaggaatgaggatcaacggcgaatatctcagcaacattcggtttgcagttgacattgtcctattcagcaacaattgggacgaattacagcaaatgattgaggaccctaacAGAGGAAGTGTAAGAGGCGGATTGAAGaataatatacagaagacaaacataatgtgcaatagcctggcaagaaaacaagaattctgGATCGCCGATGCCATGCAAATAAAACCAGTGAAATATGTTATCGATCAGATCAGTCCAGCGCTAACACACATATTCAATCTCTGTTTTTCGACAGGGGTTTTTCCTTCGAAAATGCAAACGGCACGCGTGATAGCTCTCT encodes the following:
- the LOC125941747 gene encoding myb/SANT-like DNA-binding domain-containing protein 1; the encoded protein is MDSSSASKTTWSDAETRAIVHLWEEHLPDLRRAKRNLKVYAAIAENLQALGFDKSTKEVKKKIENLGNKYRLIKRKDTGTGSGAISWPYYWEIHRFLGTLPLHDQTLAQESSCCQTSPAEVILEGIARGDPLQDSQSSDGCPSPLPGMACCPPPCASPPEAGNSCLQSPPDTGTAGPSCEAGLDVSCTNPATKKRKRQPAPSTLVMQLLDEQRQLGISSEPRKDRELQLREEQLKVFKQIASIDERLLSVLEKLANK
- the LOC125941745 gene encoding uncharacterized protein LOC125941745, giving the protein MRRFHACVMLQSEIDREADISRDIEEQLLGNSFTLAAIVAQSVPSVRRLVWTFQRNERWFEDTLPNLTDFHFKQAFRVTPSTFRYLVESLAGVLNRLSTQMRTAISVEKRVAIGLYRLCSSAEDRTIAHLFAVGRSTVNVLWRQFCTAVIDQLEGQWLCMVRRNDMPDHVREFFAVTGFPQAVGALNGCHFPVSPPKEHATDYYNYKGWYSIILLALVDHRYRFRYIRVGSPGRCHDASVYADSELKNLVESAHFKTPHAIIEGTSVAPVILCDQAFPLTQNLMKPYANPQDGTPQQVFNYNLSRTRRIVENAFGRMKARFRFVAKRTECRLPNSRKAIRACCILHNICEEFRDNVEQPWEQEAQQLAALYVQPFHNTQAHTEVGEETRTAFAKYFSKRAPHSLGASSDV